The following are encoded together in the Lactuca sativa cultivar Salinas chromosome 1, Lsat_Salinas_v11, whole genome shotgun sequence genome:
- the LOC128128084 gene encoding uncharacterized protein LOC128128084, producing MDPTLFRRSNGKHLMLVQIYVDDIIFGSTDSSMVQDFANLMINHFQMSMNRESSFLLGLQVKQTNQGIFIHQEKYILKYTFKASARFQSKPSASKSANDFGSSSSTTPDGGSNSKRQEDDATTKPGPSNHPFFSLVSSTTLRI from the coding sequence ATGGATCCCACATTATTCCGAAGATCAAATGGAAAGCATCTCATGCTGGTTCAAATTTATgtggatgacatcatttttggatctacgGATTCATCAATGGTACAAGACTTTGCAAATCTGATGATCAATCatttccaaatgagcatgaatagagaatcAAGTTTCTTGCTTGGTCTCCAAGTCAAACAAACCAACCAAGGAATCtttattcatcaagaaaaatacattttGAAATACACATTCAAGGCCTCTGCTCGCTTTCAATCCAAGCCATCTGCTTCAAAGTCTGCAAATGATTTTGGATCCTCGTCCTCCACCACTCCGGACGGAGGCTCAAATTCTAAACGTCAAGAAGATGATGCCACCACCAAACCCGGTCCTTCAAATCATCCTTTTTTCTCACTAGTCTCTTCCACAACACTCCGAATCTGA